The Streptomyces sp. NBC_01244 genome contains a region encoding:
- a CDS encoding glycosyltransferase family 4 protein has translation MDKTLIVTNDFPPRPGGIQAFLHNMALRLDPDRVVVYASTWKHSAEARAATAAFDAEQPFQVVRDRTTMLLPTPRVTRRAVGLLREHGCSSVWFGAAAPLGLMGPALRRAGARRIVATTHGHEAGWAQLPVARQLLRRIGEGTDTLTYLGEYTRSRIAPALTDRAAARMTQLPPGVDEKTFHPGSGGAEVRARLGLTDRPVVVCVSRLVPRKGQDTLIEAMPRILAELPEAVLLIVGGGPYEADLRALAASTGVAESVVFTGAVPWSELPAHYGAGDVFAMPCRTRRGGLDVEGLGIVYLEASATGLPVIAGDSGGAPDAVLDGETGWVVRGGAPAETADRVVALLRDPALRARMGERGRAWVEEKWRWDLLAERLRELL, from the coding sequence ATGGACAAGACGCTGATCGTGACCAACGACTTCCCGCCGCGGCCGGGGGGCATCCAGGCCTTCCTGCACAACATGGCGCTGCGCCTGGACCCCGACCGGGTCGTGGTCTACGCCTCCACCTGGAAGCACTCGGCCGAGGCCCGCGCCGCCACCGCCGCCTTCGACGCGGAGCAGCCCTTCCAGGTGGTCCGCGACCGCACGACGATGCTGCTGCCGACCCCCAGGGTCACCCGCCGGGCCGTGGGCCTGCTGCGCGAACACGGCTGCTCGTCGGTGTGGTTCGGCGCGGCGGCCCCGCTGGGCCTGATGGGCCCCGCGCTGCGCCGGGCCGGAGCGCGCCGGATCGTGGCGACCACGCACGGGCACGAGGCGGGCTGGGCGCAGCTCCCGGTGGCGCGCCAACTGCTGCGGCGCATCGGCGAGGGCACGGACACCCTGACCTACCTGGGGGAGTACACCCGTTCGCGGATCGCCCCGGCGCTGACGGACCGGGCGGCGGCGCGGATGACGCAGCTCCCGCCGGGGGTGGACGAGAAGACCTTCCATCCGGGGTCGGGCGGCGCCGAGGTCCGGGCGAGGCTGGGCCTGACGGACCGGCCCGTGGTCGTCTGCGTCTCGCGGCTCGTGCCCCGCAAGGGCCAGGACACGCTGATCGAGGCGATGCCGCGGATCCTGGCGGAGCTGCCGGAGGCCGTCCTGCTGATCGTGGGCGGCGGCCCCTACGAGGCCGACCTGCGGGCCCTGGCCGCCTCGACCGGGGTCGCGGAGTCCGTCGTCTTCACGGGCGCCGTCCCGTGGTCCGAACTGCCCGCCCACTACGGGGCCGGTGACGTCTTCGCGATGCCCTGCCGGACCCGGCGCGGCGGGCTCGACGTGGAGGGCCTCGGCATCGTCTACCTGGAGGCCTCCGCCACCGGCCTGCCGGTGATCGCGGGCGACTCCGGCGGCGCCCCGGACGCCGTGCTGGACGGGGAGACGGGCTGGGTGGTCCGCGGCGGGGCCCCGGCCGAGACCGCCGACCGCGTCGTCGCCCTGCTCCGGGACCCGGCCCTGCGCGCACGCATGGGCGAGCGCGGCCGTGCCTGGGTCGAGGAGAAGTGGCGCTGGGACCTGCTGGCGGAGCGGCTGCGCGAGCTCCTGTAG
- a CDS encoding C40 family peptidase, with amino-acid sequence MASHRRSGPSALDRNTKVTVLTATAAGAAALMSGAPAGAAPGLPQEPSTGTRAQVDRLFEEAEQATERFNQAGERAGRLRAEVDRVQDAVARGQDRINTMRGVLGAYAGAQYRAGGIDPSVELMLSDDPDDYLAKAAALDRLSGRQARRLDELRAEQRRLGQERQEASRKLSELDALRADVAKEKRAVTAKLAAARRLLNAMPTQERADFDRASRSGGRPDALPELPDTEASGPSSGRAVTAVMAARSAVGRPYVWGSTGPSGFDCSGLMVWSYRQAGVALPRTSQAQRHAGRRVPLSEARPGDLVTYRSDASHVGMYVGNGQVVHAPYPGARVRYDPVGMMPVSSVTRP; translated from the coding sequence GTGGCGTCCCATCGCCGGTCCGGGCCCAGCGCCCTCGACCGGAACACCAAGGTCACCGTCCTCACCGCCACGGCGGCGGGAGCGGCGGCTCTCATGTCGGGCGCACCCGCCGGCGCGGCCCCCGGCCTCCCGCAGGAGCCCTCCACGGGCACCCGCGCCCAGGTCGACCGGCTCTTCGAAGAGGCCGAACAGGCCACCGAGCGCTTCAACCAGGCCGGCGAGCGCGCCGGCCGGCTGCGCGCCGAAGTCGACCGGGTCCAGGACGCGGTGGCCCGCGGACAGGACCGCATCAACACCATGCGCGGGGTGCTCGGCGCCTACGCCGGAGCCCAATACCGGGCCGGCGGCATCGACCCCTCCGTCGAGCTGATGCTCTCCGACGACCCGGACGACTACCTCGCCAAGGCCGCCGCCCTCGACCGGCTCTCCGGCCGCCAGGCCCGCCGGCTCGACGAACTGCGCGCCGAGCAGCGCCGGCTCGGCCAGGAACGCCAGGAGGCCTCCCGCAAGCTCTCCGAACTCGACGCCCTGCGCGCCGACGTGGCGAAGGAGAAGCGCGCCGTCACCGCCAAGCTCGCCGCGGCCCGCCGGCTGCTGAACGCGATGCCCACGCAGGAGCGCGCCGACTTCGACCGGGCCTCGCGCTCCGGCGGCCGCCCCGACGCCCTGCCGGAGCTCCCCGACACCGAGGCCTCCGGTCCCTCCTCCGGCCGCGCCGTGACCGCCGTGATGGCGGCCCGGTCCGCCGTCGGACGGCCCTACGTATGGGGTTCCACCGGCCCCTCCGGCTTCGACTGCTCCGGACTGATGGTGTGGTCGTACCGGCAGGCGGGCGTGGCCCTGCCCCGCACCTCGCAGGCGCAGCGGCACGCCGGACGGCGGGTTCCGCTGTCGGAGGCGCGCCCGGGGGACCTGGTGACGTACCGCTCGGACGCCAGCCACGTCGGCATGTACGTCGGCAACGGCCAGGTGGTGCACGCCCCGTACCCGGGGGCGCGCGTGCGGTACGACCCGGTCGGGATGATGCCGGTGTCCTCGGTGACCCGGCCCTAG
- a CDS encoding C40 family peptidase, with the protein MASHRRPKQPTRMRTTVLGVTAAAAVVLSGQAAHAAPAKPNKDEVKAKVDALYEEAEQATEKFNGAQERQDKLETEIGQLQDQVARGQADLNALRGTLGSMASAQYRSGGIDQSLALFLSADPDNYLDKASTLEQLSGQQVEAVQKIQAKQRTLAQQRQEAAGKLTDLEATRKELGEKKKASSDKLAAAQALLNTLTAQERQQIKDDDSRASRGAGERVPDLGNAKPSGRAGAALAAAKTKIGSAYISGHEGPNSFDCSGLTQWAYKQANVSISRTTFTQINDGTRIGRSQLQPGDLVFFYGDLHHVGLYAGGNTVLHASNPRSGVKYESIDNMPFQFGVRVG; encoded by the coding sequence GTGGCGTCCCACCGTCGACCCAAGCAGCCGACCCGCATGCGCACGACCGTGCTCGGCGTCACCGCGGCAGCCGCCGTGGTCCTCTCGGGGCAGGCCGCTCACGCCGCCCCCGCCAAGCCGAACAAGGACGAGGTCAAGGCGAAGGTCGACGCCCTCTACGAAGAGGCGGAGCAGGCCACCGAGAAGTTCAACGGCGCCCAGGAGCGCCAGGACAAGCTCGAGACCGAGATCGGGCAGCTCCAGGACCAGGTCGCCCGCGGCCAGGCGGACCTCAACGCGCTGCGCGGCACGCTCGGTTCGATGGCCAGCGCCCAGTACCGCAGCGGCGGCATCGACCAGTCCCTCGCGCTCTTCCTCTCGGCCGACCCGGACAACTACCTCGACAAGGCCTCCACCCTGGAGCAGCTGAGCGGTCAGCAGGTCGAAGCGGTCCAGAAGATCCAGGCCAAGCAGCGCACCCTCGCGCAGCAGCGCCAGGAGGCCGCGGGCAAGCTCACCGACCTCGAGGCCACCCGCAAGGAGCTCGGCGAGAAGAAGAAGGCCTCCTCGGACAAGCTCGCCGCGGCCCAGGCCCTCCTCAACACCCTGACCGCCCAGGAGCGGCAGCAGATCAAGGACGACGACTCCCGCGCCAGCCGCGGCGCCGGCGAGCGCGTCCCCGATCTCGGCAACGCGAAGCCCTCCGGCCGGGCCGGCGCCGCCCTCGCGGCCGCCAAGACCAAGATCGGCAGCGCGTACATATCCGGGCACGAAGGGCCCAACTCGTTCGACTGCTCGGGCCTGACCCAATGGGCGTACAAGCAGGCCAACGTGTCGATATCGCGCACCACGTTCACGCAGATCAACGACGGCACCCGGATCGGCAGGAGCCAGCTCCAGCCGGGTGACCTGGTGTTCTTCTACGGCGACCTGCACCACGTCGGCCTGTACGCGGGCGGCAACACGGTGCTGCACGCCTCGAACCCGCGCAGCGGCGTCAAGTACGAATCGATCGACAACATGCCGTTCCAGTTCGGCGTGCGCGTCGGCTGA
- a CDS encoding NYN domain-containing protein: MVEPASGAEPADAAGDAAEVLDRPLPEGVRRRVVALVSDAFGGLTVADLPAQLRQYARFTPTRRAKFAGNAMATAVESDPVFRGRVAEKLRETQADLATALESGAPPAAADPLDVAAAAYVLRPAGWVKLVAAAGEEAQRADAERVDEEARREMERLREELAHVRELQRTGVDQVRAELEAARKEAESLQRKLRSALSDVKRGDAALRKINAEVDGIRSEAAAQVTTAESETRRLKSRLAEVESALETSRRATREGRSIEDMRLRLLLDTVLDAAAGLRRELALPPVSTRPADTVEAVEPGRMTPKDIAARALSETDPALLDQLLALPQAHLVVDGYNVTKTGYPTMPLEKQRLRLLGGLSMLAAQTGAEMTCVFDGAELAAPVLLAPPRGVRVLFSKPGVTADELIRQLVRAEPSGRPVVVVSTDREVADGVAKAGARPVASALLLKRLSRVS; encoded by the coding sequence ATTGTGGAGCCAGCAAGCGGCGCTGAGCCGGCCGACGCGGCCGGCGACGCCGCGGAGGTGCTCGACCGCCCGCTGCCGGAAGGCGTGCGGCGCCGGGTCGTCGCACTCGTCTCCGACGCCTTCGGCGGGCTGACGGTCGCGGACCTCCCGGCGCAGTTGCGCCAGTACGCCCGTTTCACCCCGACCCGGCGCGCCAAGTTCGCCGGCAACGCCATGGCCACGGCCGTGGAGAGCGACCCCGTCTTCCGGGGCCGGGTCGCGGAGAAGCTCCGCGAGACGCAGGCCGACCTGGCCACCGCGCTGGAGTCGGGCGCGCCGCCCGCTGCCGCCGATCCGCTGGACGTCGCGGCCGCCGCGTACGTCCTGCGGCCGGCCGGCTGGGTCAAGCTGGTCGCCGCCGCGGGCGAGGAGGCGCAGCGCGCCGACGCCGAGCGGGTCGACGAGGAGGCGCGCCGCGAGATGGAGCGGCTCCGCGAGGAGCTGGCCCACGTACGGGAACTGCAGCGCACGGGTGTCGACCAGGTGCGGGCCGAGCTGGAAGCGGCGCGCAAGGAAGCGGAATCGCTTCAGCGCAAGCTGCGCAGCGCCCTCAGCGACGTCAAGCGGGGCGACGCGGCCCTGCGCAAGATCAACGCGGAGGTCGACGGCATCCGCTCCGAGGCGGCCGCCCAGGTGACCACCGCGGAGAGCGAGACCCGGCGGCTCAAGTCCCGCCTCGCAGAAGTGGAATCGGCGCTGGAGACCTCGCGCCGGGCCACCCGCGAGGGGCGCAGCATCGAGGACATGCGGCTGCGCCTGCTCCTGGACACCGTGCTGGACGCGGCCGCGGGACTGCGCCGGGAGCTCGCGCTGCCGCCGGTCTCCACCCGGCCCGCCGACACGGTGGAGGCGGTGGAGCCGGGCCGGATGACCCCGAAGGACATCGCGGCGCGCGCCCTGTCGGAGACCGACCCCGCGCTGCTGGACCAGCTGCTGGCACTGCCCCAGGCCCATCTGGTGGTCGACGGCTACAACGTCACCAAGACCGGCTACCCGACGATGCCGCTGGAGAAGCAGCGCCTGCGGCTGCTGGGCGGGCTGTCGATGCTCGCCGCGCAGACGGGCGCCGAGATGACCTGCGTCTTCGACGGGGCGGAGCTGGCGGCCCCCGTGCTGCTCGCGCCGCCGCGCGGGGTGCGGGTGCTGTTCTCCAAGCCCGGGGTGACGGCGGACGAGCTGATCCGCCAGCTGGTGCGCGCCGAACCGTCGGGCCGTCCGGTGGTGGTGGTCTCCACCGACCGGGAGGTCGCCGACGGGGTGGCCAAGGCCGGGGCGCGGCCGGTGGCGTCCGCCTTGTTGCTGAAGCGGCTTTCGCGCGTTTCGTAA
- a CDS encoding rhomboid family intramembrane serine protease, with amino-acid sequence MLGRMIVRWQAVREAARGPVVTHALIAGCCVVFVLSPASGLNPVYGTGDQLLTTGTAYFRRWGVVPDELFTGSGRAALTPLTALFVHGSWLHLLGNMLFLYVFGAMTERRMGRAGFLCFYVCTGYLALAAYAAAYASSDQTLVGASGAISAVLGAFLYLFPRARVTSLFPFLFFLPLRFPAWIVLMFWFGLQWLAAHRAASGPGVAYLAHVVGFSVGFLYAWARYRGGTRVGRPVTVGEGDSQP; translated from the coding sequence ATGCTCGGTCGCATGATCGTAAGGTGGCAGGCCGTACGCGAGGCCGCCCGGGGCCCGGTGGTCACCCACGCGCTGATCGCCGGCTGCTGCGTGGTGTTCGTACTGAGCCCGGCGTCGGGGCTGAACCCGGTCTACGGGACGGGCGATCAGCTCCTGACCACGGGCACGGCGTACTTCCGGCGCTGGGGCGTGGTCCCGGACGAGCTGTTCACCGGCTCGGGCCGGGCGGCGCTCACCCCCCTCACGGCCCTGTTCGTGCACGGGAGCTGGCTGCACCTGCTGGGCAACATGCTCTTCCTCTACGTCTTCGGGGCGATGACGGAGCGGCGCATGGGCCGGGCCGGGTTCCTCTGCTTCTACGTTTGTACGGGCTACCTGGCCCTGGCGGCGTACGCGGCGGCCTACGCCTCCTCGGACCAGACCCTGGTCGGGGCCTCCGGGGCGATCTCCGCGGTCCTGGGTGCCTTCCTGTACCTGTTCCCCAGGGCGCGGGTGACGAGCCTGTTCCCGTTCCTGTTCTTCCTGCCGCTGCGGTTCCCGGCGTGGATCGTGCTGATGTTCTGGTTCGGCCTGCAGTGGCTGGCGGCACACCGGGCGGCGAGCGGACCCGGAGTCGCCTATCTGGCCCACGTGGTGGGCTTCTCGGTGGGCTTCCTCTACGCGTGGGCCCGCTACCGGGGTGGGACTAGAGTGGGTCGACCAGTGACAGTAGGCGAGGGAGACAGCCAACCGTGA
- a CDS encoding Lrp/AsnC family transcriptional regulator, with protein sequence MITALVLIKTSVDRIPEIAEAIAALDSVSEVYSVTGTYDLIALVRVSRHEDLADIIPGRISKIPGVEATDTHVAFRTYSQHDLEAAFAIGLDA encoded by the coding sequence GTGATCACCGCACTCGTGCTCATCAAGACCAGCGTGGACCGGATCCCCGAGATCGCCGAGGCCATCGCCGCGCTGGACAGCGTCAGCGAGGTCTACTCGGTCACGGGTACGTACGACCTCATCGCACTGGTCCGGGTGTCCCGGCACGAGGACCTGGCCGACATCATCCCCGGCCGCATCAGCAAGATCCCGGGCGTGGAGGCGACGGACACGCACGTGGCCTTCCGCACGTACTCCCAGCACGACCTGGAAGCGGCCTTCGCGATCGGCCTGGACGCGTAG
- a CDS encoding aminotransferase class V-fold PLP-dependent enzyme, whose amino-acid sequence MSATLSASFDSSVATATAAALDPACAEPLAVLGREVTVPLVTGGEVTYAALDYAASAPALQRVWDDVAAYAPYYGSVHRGAGYLSQLSTDLFEQSRVTVAEFLDCRPSDQVIFTRSTTDSLNLLAAVLPADCQVFVFETEHHASLLPWTNAQVTYLNAPRTPDEAVATLERALADRDPYGPALVCVTGASNVTGELWPVKELAAAAHAHGARIVLDAAQLAPHHPVSVQDLDVDWVAFSGHKLYAPFGSGVLAGRADWLQEAEPYLAGGGASRKVARREDGGVDVEWHTTAARHEAGSPNVIGVYSIASACKALNEAGFENLVAREQHLIAKVREGLAEVPAVRVLSLFGDDAPRVGVISFVVDGWNSSHFAAALSAEYGIGVRDGLFCAHPLVRTLLGSEPQAQGECGAPEAAPGERSLNAIRVSFGAGTPDEHVDRFVRAVKELVADGAKWQYRTEEGRCVPAV is encoded by the coding sequence ATGTCCGCAACCCTGTCCGCGTCCTTTGACTCCAGCGTCGCCACCGCCACTGCCGCCGCCCTCGACCCCGCCTGTGCCGAGCCGCTGGCGGTCCTCGGCCGCGAGGTCACCGTGCCGCTCGTCACCGGCGGCGAGGTCACCTACGCCGCCCTCGACTACGCGGCCAGCGCCCCCGCGCTGCAGCGGGTCTGGGACGACGTGGCCGCGTACGCCCCGTACTACGGCAGCGTCCACCGCGGCGCCGGGTACCTCTCGCAGCTCTCCACCGACCTGTTCGAGCAGAGCCGGGTCACGGTCGCGGAGTTCCTCGACTGCCGCCCCTCCGACCAGGTGATCTTCACCCGGTCCACCACCGACTCGCTCAACCTGCTGGCCGCCGTGCTCCCGGCCGACTGCCAGGTCTTCGTCTTCGAGACCGAGCACCACGCCTCACTGCTCCCGTGGACGAACGCCCAGGTCACCTACCTCAACGCCCCGCGCACCCCGGACGAGGCCGTCGCCACCCTGGAGCGCGCCCTGGCCGACCGTGACCCTTACGGCCCCGCGCTGGTCTGCGTCACCGGAGCCTCCAACGTCACCGGCGAGCTGTGGCCCGTCAAGGAACTCGCCGCCGCCGCGCACGCCCACGGCGCCCGCATCGTCCTGGACGCCGCCCAGCTGGCCCCGCACCACCCCGTCTCGGTCCAGGACCTCGATGTGGACTGGGTCGCCTTCTCCGGACACAAGCTCTACGCCCCCTTCGGCTCGGGCGTGCTCGCCGGCCGCGCGGACTGGCTGCAGGAGGCCGAGCCGTACCTCGCGGGTGGCGGCGCCTCCCGCAAGGTCGCCCGCCGCGAGGACGGCGGCGTGGACGTCGAGTGGCACACCACCGCCGCCCGCCACGAGGCCGGCTCGCCGAACGTCATCGGTGTCTACTCCATCGCCTCCGCCTGCAAGGCCCTGAACGAGGCCGGCTTCGAGAACCTCGTCGCCCGCGAGCAGCACCTCATCGCCAAGGTCCGCGAAGGCCTCGCCGAGGTCCCGGCGGTCCGCGTCCTGTCCCTCTTCGGCGACGACGCCCCGCGCGTGGGCGTCATCTCCTTCGTCGTCGACGGCTGGAACAGCTCCCACTTCGCGGCCGCGCTCTCCGCCGAGTACGGCATCGGCGTCCGCGACGGCCTGTTCTGCGCCCACCCGCTGGTCCGCACCCTGCTCGGCAGCGAGCCGCAGGCCCAGGGCGAGTGCGGAGCCCCGGAGGCGGCCCCGGGGGAGCGGTCCCTGAACGCGATCCGCGTCAGCTTCGGCGCCGGCACCCCCGACGAGCACGTGGACCGCTTCGTCCGCGCCGTCAAGGAGCTCGTCGCGGACGGCGCCAAGTGGCAGTACCGCACCGAAGAGGGCCGCTGCGTCCCGGCGGTCTGA
- the trpD gene encoding anthranilate phosphoribosyltransferase, whose product MNLVTPAGGDSVAARGWPGLLDALLTGRDLGADDTAWAMDRIMRGEATDAQIAGFAVALRAKGETVAEINGLVRAMYEHANLIEVPGRTVDIVGTGGDGAKTVNISTMSAIVVAGTGAKVVKHGNRAASSASGSSDVLEKLGVNLDLTPARVVEVAEEAGITFCFAVKFHPALRHVAAARRELGIRTTFNFLGPLTNPARVRAQATGVADARVAPIVAGVLAERGSSALVFRGDDGLDELTTTATSRVWWVRDGEVREQGFDPRDIGIPLVPVSALAGADASFNADVARRLLAGETGPVRDAVLLNSAAALVALDPGTGTLEEQLAAGVVRAAEAVDSGAARAALARWAAASNA is encoded by the coding sequence ATGAACCTGGTGACCCCGGCAGGCGGCGACAGCGTGGCGGCCCGCGGCTGGCCGGGCCTTCTGGACGCCCTGCTGACCGGCCGTGACCTCGGCGCCGACGACACGGCCTGGGCCATGGACCGGATCATGCGCGGGGAAGCCACCGACGCCCAGATCGCCGGCTTCGCCGTCGCCCTGCGGGCCAAGGGGGAGACCGTGGCCGAGATCAACGGCCTGGTCCGCGCCATGTACGAACACGCCAACCTGATCGAGGTGCCGGGCCGGACGGTGGACATCGTCGGCACCGGCGGCGACGGGGCCAAGACGGTCAACATCTCCACGATGTCGGCCATCGTGGTGGCCGGTACGGGCGCCAAGGTGGTCAAGCACGGCAACCGGGCCGCGTCCTCCGCGAGCGGCTCCTCGGACGTCCTGGAGAAGCTGGGCGTCAACCTCGACCTCACCCCCGCGCGGGTCGTGGAGGTGGCCGAGGAAGCCGGGATCACCTTCTGCTTCGCGGTCAAGTTCCACCCCGCGCTACGGCACGTGGCGGCGGCCCGCCGGGAACTGGGCATCCGGACCACCTTCAACTTCCTCGGCCCGCTGACCAACCCGGCGCGGGTCCGGGCGCAGGCCACCGGTGTGGCCGACGCGCGGGTGGCGCCGATCGTCGCGGGCGTCCTGGCGGAGCGGGGCTCCTCGGCGCTCGTCTTCCGCGGTGACGACGGGCTCGACGAGCTCACCACCACGGCGACCTCCCGGGTCTGGTGGGTCCGCGACGGCGAGGTCAGGGAGCAGGGCTTCGACCCGCGCGACATCGGCATCCCGCTGGTTCCGGTCTCCGCCCTGGCCGGGGCGGACGCCTCGTTCAACGCCGACGTGGCCCGCCGCCTCCTGGCCGGCGAGACCGGCCCCGTGCGCGACGCGGTGCTGCTGAACTCGGCGGCGGCCCTGGTCGCCCTGGACCCGGGCACGGGCACCTTGGAGGAGCAGCTCGCCGCCGGTGTCGTACGGGCGGCGGAGGCGGTGGACTCGGGCGCGGCCCGGGCGGCGCTGGCCCGCTGGGCGGCGGCGAGCAACGCGTAG
- the qcrB gene encoding cytochrome bc1 complex cytochrome b subunit has translation MSTATQTKERKAPAGERVADWADGRLGIYSLAKSNMRKIFPDHWSFMLGEICLYSFIILILTGVYLTLFFHPSMNEVVYHGSYVPMQGVTMSEAFSSTLHISFDVRGGLLIRQIHHWAALIFIAAMLVHMMRVFFTGAFRKPREVNWVFGFLLLVLGMFTGFTGYSLPDDLLSGTGVRFMEGAVLAVPIVGTYLSFFLFGGEFPGGDFVARFYSVHILLLPGIMMGLLVAHLILVIYHKHTQYAGPGRTEKNVVGMPLLPVYMAKAGGFFFLVFGVIAVVSAIATINPIWALGPYRPDHVSTGAQPDWYMGFSEGLIRAMPGWEINLWGHTLVLGVFIPLVIFPLVLAVIAVYPFIESWVTGDKREHHILDRPRNAPTRTAFGVAWLTWYVILLIAGGNDLFAQYFHLSINSITWFARIGFFVGPVIAFVITKRICLGLQRRDNDKVLHGRETGVIKRLPHGEFVEVHEPLSQGKLHTLTSHEQYEPVEIGPTVDENGVERKVKSLEKLRVKLSKGYFGENNQIPKPTVEEYKEIQSGHGHH, from the coding sequence ATGAGCACTGCCACTCAAACCAAAGAGCGCAAGGCTCCGGCCGGCGAGCGCGTAGCCGACTGGGCCGACGGCCGGCTGGGCATCTACAGCCTCGCCAAGTCCAACATGCGCAAGATCTTCCCGGACCACTGGTCCTTCATGCTCGGCGAGATCTGCCTCTACAGCTTCATCATCCTCATCCTCACGGGTGTGTACCTGACGCTGTTCTTCCACCCGAGCATGAACGAGGTCGTGTACCACGGCTCGTACGTCCCCATGCAGGGCGTCACGATGTCAGAGGCCTTCTCCTCGACGCTCCACATCAGCTTCGACGTCCGCGGCGGCCTGCTCATCCGGCAGATCCACCACTGGGCGGCGCTGATCTTCATCGCGGCGATGCTCGTGCACATGATGCGCGTCTTCTTCACCGGCGCGTTCCGCAAGCCGCGCGAGGTGAACTGGGTCTTCGGCTTCCTGCTGCTGGTCCTCGGCATGTTCACCGGTTTCACCGGCTACTCCCTGCCGGACGACCTGCTCTCGGGCACCGGTGTCCGCTTCATGGAGGGCGCGGTCCTGGCCGTGCCGATCGTCGGCACGTACCTGTCGTTCTTCCTGTTCGGCGGAGAGTTCCCCGGCGGCGACTTCGTGGCCCGGTTCTACTCGGTCCACATCCTGCTGCTGCCCGGCATCATGATGGGCCTGCTGGTGGCCCACCTGATCCTGGTGATCTATCACAAGCACACCCAGTACGCGGGCCCCGGCCGGACCGAGAAGAACGTCGTCGGCATGCCGCTGCTCCCGGTCTACATGGCCAAGGCCGGAGGCTTCTTCTTCCTGGTCTTCGGTGTCATCGCGGTCGTCTCGGCGATCGCCACGATCAACCCGATCTGGGCGCTCGGCCCGTACCGTCCGGACCACGTGTCCACCGGTGCGCAGCCCGACTGGTACATGGGCTTCTCCGAGGGGCTCATCCGTGCCATGCCGGGCTGGGAGATCAACCTGTGGGGCCACACCCTCGTCCTGGGTGTCTTCATCCCGCTGGTGATCTTCCCGCTGGTCCTGGCTGTGATCGCGGTCTACCCGTTCATCGAGTCCTGGGTCACCGGGGACAAGCGCGAGCACCACATCCTGGACCGCCCGCGCAACGCCCCGACGCGCACGGCCTTCGGTGTGGCATGGCTGACGTGGTACGTCATCCTGCTGATCGCCGGTGGAAACGACCTGTTCGCGCAGTACTTCCACCTGTCGATCAACTCGATCACCTGGTTCGCCCGCATCGGGTTCTTCGTCGGACCGGTCATCGCGTTCGTCATCACCAAGCGGATCTGCCTCGGCCTGCAGCGCCGGGACAACGACAAGGTGCTGCACGGTCGCGAGACCGGCGTCATCAAGCGTCTGCCGCACGGTGAGTTCGTCGAGGTCCACGAGCCGCTCTCGCAGGGCAAGCTGCACACGCTCACCTCGCACGAGCAGTACGAGCCCGTCGAGATCGGCCCCACGGTCGACGAGAACGGTGTCGAGCGCAAGGTGAAGTCGCTGGAGAAGCTCCGCGTCAAGCTCAGCAAGGGCTACTTCGGGGAGAACAACCAGATCCCGAAGCCCACGGTCGAGGAGTACAAGGAGATCCAGAGCGGCCACGGCCACCACTGA